From one Perca flavescens isolate YP-PL-M2 chromosome 4, PFLA_1.0, whole genome shotgun sequence genomic stretch:
- the LOC114554411 gene encoding tensin-2 isoform X4: MEHVMERHYDFDLTYITERIISVFFPPDLEEQRYHRNLQEVASMLKSKHQDKFLLLNLSEKRHDITRLNPKVQDYGWPDVHAPPLDRICAVCKAMETWLTSDPHNVVVLHCKGHKGKTGVIVAAYMHYSKISAGADQALTTLAMRKFCEDKVSSSLQPSQNRYIYYFGGLLSGTIKMNSSPLFLHQILIPSLPNFQAGGGFYPFLKIYQSLQLVYTSGLYDPQSSRARKLCVTMEPALLLKGDIMVKCYHRRCRAAEREVVFRVQFHTCTVHGAQLWFGKTELDLACTDDRFPPDATVEFIFSNGPEKMKGREYRKNDASIKVDYNTSDPVVRWDSYENFNLHHQDSIENICHTRGPLDGSLYAQVRKRRGPGSTASAASPNGCLTSSPTVKPQTPSQPQSLTYTSDSSRSSVPSDHLEDSSPSINRPEKENTDCPVRRGDGEDGAKEKRRGKEKDRETAILDDGDPQSPGGLRREHSCCGRAGAKCGDGGWEREREPCLSDGHCLGRCNSIKKNPKSQTLPALPCKSVSPPPHSTHMELCHRHSAHPLPELPWERPPPAPPLPCLLRPCYPYSTAEHNHPHSHTLPALNRLCTGEECHLLHYSSHSPASHLSHQSLPSSPYRELFFSSPTPSSGCHCRDCSSRREHQSASVRAFHPLHPDQSENPHWSQRAGVQRTREAPPLWESENPWEVAREAEFWQCKSAMPAFRVCHPLDQSPNLEPRYAIGPHQGYPSPQSLMDVRDGASSGYHTPPQPRHSCPCSPYQSSPAESHESRGYASGYHSGSASPLPASSPSPGRGRLPETPSGSRDQQHTQHHKEAKADLEDDKSQGSEGKSDSNGQSSTPGLDSDPDYTIIGSSSPTHTEDSVTADSPSQSQETSTHVESSSNSSKAITPVPREAQTQSSNISINSTQPSNEQSSSSDGTLGAAKITGSAGGSNQLQTSSYATVIITPVQVQLNGSTLPSDTTSDSSRGVSMNPSVSLSSSPSTTSPNSPIGSPDLQSSPQRSTSATDIAGQRLSPERDSSADTKPPSPVPEGYHTPTFPLASYYYPLLNVPHIPYTGYTAVTIPAIQPPLPEKKRLSSTPGSLNGHNSLLRASSAPSPMHHVTFSTSVGEQRWGSSQHSCREEADIRVNAKFVQDSSKFWYKPGISRDQAIAVLKDKQPGTFLIRDSNSFQGAYGLALKVATPPANANVTGSKGDPLEQLVRHFLVETGPRGVKIKGCQNESYFGSLSALVYQHSITPISLPCALRIPEKDLVGELQEMQSATNTSTAADLLKQGAACNVLYLNSVETESLTGPEAISKATKCTLGLSPRPVATVVHFKVSAQGITLTDSKRRLFFRRHYPINSVTFSSLNPQDQRWTNSDSASSKMFGFVARRTGNATENVCHLFAEMDPEQPAVAIVNFINKVMLGPQLRR; this comes from the exons ATGGAGCATGTGATGGAGCGTCACTATGACTTTGACCTCACCTACATCACGGAGAGGATCATCTCTGTCTTCTTCCCACCGGACCTGGAGGAGCAGCGGTACCACAGAAACCTACAGGAAGTGGCCTCCATGCTGAAATCCAAGCACCAAGACAAGTTCTTG TTACTGAATTTATCAGAGAAGAGACATGACATCACCAGACTTAACCCAAAG GTGCAGGACTACGGCTGGCCTGATGTTCACGCCCCCCCTTTGGACAGGATTTGTGCTGTTTGTAAAGCCATGGAGACCtggctgacctctgacccccacaATGTGGTGGTCCTCCACTGCAAG GGACACAAAGGGAAGACTGGGGTCATTGTGGCAGCCTACATGCACTACAGCAAGATATCAGCTGG AGCGGACCAGGCTCTCACCACTCTAGCTATGAGAAAGTTCTGTGAAGACAAAGTCTCCTCTTCCCTACAGCCCTCTCAGAACAG GTACATCTACTACTTTGGTGGGTTGCTGTCAGGTACCATCAAAATGAACAGCAGTCCTCTGTTCCTCCACCAGATCCTCATTCCATCACTACCAAACTTCCAGGCGGGAGGAG GTTTCTATCCATTCCTAAAAATCTACCAATCTCTACAGCTTGTGTACACTTCAGGCCTCTA tgatCCCCAGAGCTCAAGGGCAAGGAAGCTGTGTGTGACTATGGAGCCAGCGCTATTATTAAAGGGGGATATTATG GTGAAGTGCTACCACCGACGGTGTCGAGCAGCAGAGAGGGAGGTGGTGTTCAGAGTCCAGTTCCACACCTGCACTGTCCACGGAGCCCAGCTATGGTTTGGCAAGACTGAACTGGACTTGGCCTGCACGG ATGACAGGTTCCCTCCAGATGCTACAGTCGAGTTTATCTTCTCCAATGGGCCCGAAAAAATGAAAG GTCGAGAATACCGCAAGAATGATGCCTCCATCAAAGTGGACTACAACACCTCAGACCCTGTGGTCAGATGGGATTCTTATGAGAACTTTAACCTGCACCACCAAGACAGCATTGAAA ATATCTGTCATACGAGGGGCCCTCTGGACGGCAGCCTCTACGCCCAGGTGAGGAAGCGCCGTGGGCCGGGCTCGACTGCCTCAGCAGCGTCACCCAACGGATGCCTCACTAGCAGCCCAACAGTCAAGCCTCAAACTCCCAGCCAGCCCCAGTCTCTCACCTACACTTCTGACTCTAGCCGCTCCTCAGTCCCGTCTGATCACCTGGAAGACTCCTCTCCGTCCATAAaccgcccagaaaaagaaaacactgactGTCCAGTGAGGCGAGGAGACGGGGAAGATGGAGCAAAGGAGAAAagaagagggaaagagaaggaTAGAGAGACAGCGATTTTGGATGACGGAGATCCGCAAAGTCCTGGGGGTTTGAGGCGAGAGCACTCGTGTTGCGGTCGAGCAGGCGCAAAGTGTGGCGATGGCGGATGGGAGAGGGAACGAGAGCCCTGCCTCTCTGACGGCCATTGTCTTGGCCGTTGCAACAGCATTAAAAAGAATCCAAAAAGCCAAACTCTGCCGGCGTTACCGTGCAAATCCGTGTCCCCGCCTCCTCATTCAACTCATATGGAACTCTGCCATCGACATAGCGCCCATCCTTTACCTGAGTTACCATGGGAACGTCCACCCCCAGCCCCGCCCCTGCCCTGTCTCCTCAGGCCTTGCTACCCTTATTCCACCGCTGAACACAACCACCCACACAGCCACACCCTCCCAGCCTTAAACAGACTCTGCACTGGGGAAGAGTGTCACCTCCTCCATTATTCCAGCCACAGTCCTGCCTCTCATCTCTCCCATCAATCACTGCCCTCGAGCCCTTACAGGGAATTGTTCTTCAGCTCTCCAACACCGTCCTCTGGTTGCCATTGTCGGGACTGCTCCAGCAGGCGAGAGCACCAATCagcctcagttagagcattccACCCATTACACCCCGACCAATCAGAAAATCCACACTGGTCCCAAAGAGCAGGGGTACAACGAACAAGAGAGGCGCCTCCACTGTGGGAAAGTGAAAATCCATGGGAGGTGGCGAGAGAGGCAGAGTTCTGGCAGTGCAAATCAGCCATGCCGGCATTTCGCGTTTGCCACCCTTTGGATCAGAGTCCAAACCTGGAGCCTAGATATGCTATTGGACCTCATCAGGGCTACCCCAGCCCCCAGTCTCTAATGGATGTGCGGGATGGAGCCAGCAGTGGTTACCACACCCCTCCACAGCCCCGTCACTCCTGTCCCTGCTCTCCTTATCAATCGTCCCCAGCCGAGAGCCATGAGAGCCGGGGTTACGCCTCAGGGTACCACTCTGGATCAGCCTCGCCTCTGCCTGCTAGTAGCCCCTCTCCTGGGAGAGGCAGGCTGCCCGAGACTCCCTCTGGATCTCGAGACCAGCAGCACACTCAGCATCACAAAG AGGCCAAGGCTGATTTGGAGGATGACAAATCCCAGGGTTCAGAGGGTAAATCCGACTCTAATGGACAGTCAAGTACCCCTGGGCTGGACTCTGATCCTGACTACACAATCATTGGAAGCAgcagccccacacacacagaagacag TGTAACTGCTGATAGTCCTTCTCAAAGCCAAGAAACCTCTACACATGTGGAGTCCAGCTCAAATAGCAGCAAAGCCATCACACCAGTACCAAGAGAAGCACAAACCCAAAGTTCCAACATATCCATAAACTCCACACAACCATCAAACGAGCAGAGTTCGAGCTCCGATGGTACGCTTGGAGCAGCCAAGATCACAGGAAGTGCAGGGGGATCTAACCAATTACAGACTTCAAGCTATGCCACTGTCATCATCACTCCAGTCCAAGTGCAACTGAATGGCTCTACCCTTCCTAGTGATACAAcatctgacagcagcagaggtgTATCCATGAACCCTTCTGTCAGTCTTAGTTCTAGCCCTTCCACCACTTCCCCAAATTCTCCTATTGGCTCCCCAGACCTTCAGTCTTCTCCTCAGCGCTCTACATCAGCTACAGACATAGCGGGACAAAGACTGAGTCCGGAAAGAGACAGCTCAGCCGACACCAAACCGCCATCACCTGTGCCCGAAGGATATCATACACCAACCTTCCCCTTAGCGTCTTATTACTACCCATTACTAAACGTCCCTCACATACCATACACTGGGTACACTGCAGTCACCATCCCCGCCATCCAGCCACCGCTTCCCGAGAAGAAACGGCTTTCGTCCACACCAGGATCCTTAAACGGACACAACTCTCTACTCAGGGCCTCCTCAGCTCCTTCCCCTATGCACCACGTTACCTTCTCCACTTCTGTGGGAGAACAGAGATGGGGATCTTCACAACACAGCTGTAGGGAGGAGGCAGACATCAGGGTCAATGCTAAGTTTGTCCAGGACAGCTCCAAGTTCTGGTACAAGCCAGGCATCTCCAGAGACCAAG CCATAGCTGTTTTGAAGGACAAGCAACCAGGAACTTTCCTCATCAGGGACAGTAACTCATTCCAGGGGGCCTACGGCCTGGCCCTCAAGGTGGCCACCCCTCCTGCTAATGCCAACGTCACTGGCAGCAAAG GGGACCCTCTGGAACAGCTGGTTAGACACTTCCTCGTCGAGACAGGGCCACGGGGAGTGAAGATCAAGGGCTGTCAGAACGAGTCCTACTTCG GAAGTTTATCTGCCCTGGTGTACCAGCATTCAATCACTCCCATCTCTCTGCCATGTGCCCTTCGCATCCCAGAAAAAG ATCTGGTTGGGGAGCTTCAGGAGATGCAGAGTGCAACAAACACCAGCACAGCAGCTGACCTCCTCAAACAAGGAGCAG CTTGCAACGTGCTCTACCTGAACTCTGTGGAAACCGAGTCGTTGACGGGCCCTGAGGCAATCTCAAAGGCAACCAAGTGTACTTTGGGCCTAAGTCCACGTCCGGTGGCAACAGTGGTCCACTTCAAAGTGTCTGCTCAGGGCATCACTCTAACCGACAGCAAAAGAAG attatttttcagGAGACACTACCCAATCAACAGTGTGACTTTCAGCAGTCTCAACCCCCAAGACCAGAG GTGGACTAATTCTGATAGCGCGTCAAGCAA GATGTTTGGCTTTGTTGCGAGGAGGACAGGCAACGCTACAGAGAACGTGTGTCACCTGTTTGCAGAGATGGACCCCGAGCAGCCAGCCGTGGCCATTGTCAACTTTATCAACAAAGTCATGCTGGGACCACAACTACGCAGATGA
- the LOC114554411 gene encoding tensin-2 isoform X2, whose translation MGCIHSASAGRMKTHGRDTDTGGIPIKAEPEVHPGILQLAELAKAGSHAFTEKSFKRKRMCDVCKQNIDNPGAFCKECKVAVHKTCEAKVTPTCTSTSDLHGSTNSTPQKKRGSILRSKSVEQVMEHVMERHYDFDLTYITERIISVFFPPDLEEQRYHRNLQEVASMLKSKHQDKFLLLNLSEKRHDITRLNPKVQDYGWPDVHAPPLDRICAVCKAMETWLTSDPHNVVVLHCKGHKGKTGVIVAAYMHYSKISAGADQALTTLAMRKFCEDKVSSSLQPSQNRYIYYFGGLLSGTIKMNSSPLFLHQILIPSLPNFQAGGGFYPFLKIYQSLQLVYTSGLYDPQSSRARKLCVTMEPALLLKGDIMVKCYHRRCRAAEREVVFRVQFHTCTVHGAQLWFGKTELDLACTDDRFPPDATVEFIFSNGPEKMKGREYRKNDASIKVDYNTSDPVVRWDSYENFNLHHQDSIENICHTRGPLDGSLYAQVRKRRGPGSTASAASPNGCLTSSPTVKPQTPSQPQSLTYTSDSSRSSVPSDHLEDSSPSINRPEKENTDCPVRRGDGEDGAKEKRRGKEKDRETAILDDGDPQSPGGLRREHSCCGRAGAKCGDGGWEREREPCLSDGHCLGRCNSIKKNPKSQTLPALPCKSVSPPPHSTHMELCHRHSAHPLPELPWERPPPAPPLPCLLRPCYPYSTAEHNHPHSHTLPALNRLCTGEECHLLHYSSHSPASHLSHQSLPSSPYRELFFSSPTPSSGCHCRDCSSRREHQSASVRAFHPLHPDQSENPHWSQRAGVQRTREAPPLWESENPWEVAREAEFWQCKSAMPAFRVCHPLDQSPNLEPRYAIGPHQGYPSPQSLMDVRDGASSGYHTPPQPRHSCPCSPYQSSPAESHESRGYASGYHSGSASPLPASSPSPGRGRLPETPSGSRDQQHTQHHKEAKADLEDDKSQGSEGKSDSNGQSSTPGLDSDPDYTIIGSSSPTHTEDSVTADSPSQSQETSTHVESSSNSSKAITPVPREAQTQSSNISINSTQPSNEQSSSSDGTLGAAKITGSAGGSNQLQTSSYATVIITPVQVQLNGSTLPSDTTSDSSRGVSMNPSVSLSSSPSTTSPNSPIGSPDLQSSPQRSTSATDIAGQRLSPERDSSADTKPPSPVPEGYHTPTFPLASYYYPLLNVPHIPYTGYTAVTIPAIQPPLPEKKRLSSTPGSLNGHNSLLRASSAPSPMHHVTFSTSVGEQRWGSSQHSCREEADIRVNAKFVQDSSKFWYKPGISRDQAIAVLKDKQPGTFLIRDSNSFQGAYGLALKVATPPANANVTGSKGDPLEQLVRHFLVETGPRGVKIKGCQNESYFGSLSALVYQHSITPISLPCALRIPEKDLVGELQEMQSATNTSTAADLLKQGAACNVLYLNSVETESLTGPEAISKATKCTLGLSPRPVATVVHFKVSAQGITLTDSKRRLFFRRHYPINSVTFSSLNPQDQRMFGFVARRTGNATENVCHLFAEMDPEQPAVAIVNFINKVMLGPQLRR comes from the exons GTGACTCCCACCTGTACCTCAACATCAGACCTG CACGGCTCCACTAATTCTACACCACAGAAGAAGAGAGGCTCTATACTGAG GAGTAAAAGTGTGGAACAAGTGATGGAGCATGTGATGGAGCGTCACTATGACTTTGACCTCACCTACATCACGGAGAGGATCATCTCTGTCTTCTTCCCACCGGACCTGGAGGAGCAGCGGTACCACAGAAACCTACAGGAAGTGGCCTCCATGCTGAAATCCAAGCACCAAGACAAGTTCTTG TTACTGAATTTATCAGAGAAGAGACATGACATCACCAGACTTAACCCAAAG GTGCAGGACTACGGCTGGCCTGATGTTCACGCCCCCCCTTTGGACAGGATTTGTGCTGTTTGTAAAGCCATGGAGACCtggctgacctctgacccccacaATGTGGTGGTCCTCCACTGCAAG GGACACAAAGGGAAGACTGGGGTCATTGTGGCAGCCTACATGCACTACAGCAAGATATCAGCTGG AGCGGACCAGGCTCTCACCACTCTAGCTATGAGAAAGTTCTGTGAAGACAAAGTCTCCTCTTCCCTACAGCCCTCTCAGAACAG GTACATCTACTACTTTGGTGGGTTGCTGTCAGGTACCATCAAAATGAACAGCAGTCCTCTGTTCCTCCACCAGATCCTCATTCCATCACTACCAAACTTCCAGGCGGGAGGAG GTTTCTATCCATTCCTAAAAATCTACCAATCTCTACAGCTTGTGTACACTTCAGGCCTCTA tgatCCCCAGAGCTCAAGGGCAAGGAAGCTGTGTGTGACTATGGAGCCAGCGCTATTATTAAAGGGGGATATTATG GTGAAGTGCTACCACCGACGGTGTCGAGCAGCAGAGAGGGAGGTGGTGTTCAGAGTCCAGTTCCACACCTGCACTGTCCACGGAGCCCAGCTATGGTTTGGCAAGACTGAACTGGACTTGGCCTGCACGG ATGACAGGTTCCCTCCAGATGCTACAGTCGAGTTTATCTTCTCCAATGGGCCCGAAAAAATGAAAG GTCGAGAATACCGCAAGAATGATGCCTCCATCAAAGTGGACTACAACACCTCAGACCCTGTGGTCAGATGGGATTCTTATGAGAACTTTAACCTGCACCACCAAGACAGCATTGAAA ATATCTGTCATACGAGGGGCCCTCTGGACGGCAGCCTCTACGCCCAGGTGAGGAAGCGCCGTGGGCCGGGCTCGACTGCCTCAGCAGCGTCACCCAACGGATGCCTCACTAGCAGCCCAACAGTCAAGCCTCAAACTCCCAGCCAGCCCCAGTCTCTCACCTACACTTCTGACTCTAGCCGCTCCTCAGTCCCGTCTGATCACCTGGAAGACTCCTCTCCGTCCATAAaccgcccagaaaaagaaaacactgactGTCCAGTGAGGCGAGGAGACGGGGAAGATGGAGCAAAGGAGAAAagaagagggaaagagaaggaTAGAGAGACAGCGATTTTGGATGACGGAGATCCGCAAAGTCCTGGGGGTTTGAGGCGAGAGCACTCGTGTTGCGGTCGAGCAGGCGCAAAGTGTGGCGATGGCGGATGGGAGAGGGAACGAGAGCCCTGCCTCTCTGACGGCCATTGTCTTGGCCGTTGCAACAGCATTAAAAAGAATCCAAAAAGCCAAACTCTGCCGGCGTTACCGTGCAAATCCGTGTCCCCGCCTCCTCATTCAACTCATATGGAACTCTGCCATCGACATAGCGCCCATCCTTTACCTGAGTTACCATGGGAACGTCCACCCCCAGCCCCGCCCCTGCCCTGTCTCCTCAGGCCTTGCTACCCTTATTCCACCGCTGAACACAACCACCCACACAGCCACACCCTCCCAGCCTTAAACAGACTCTGCACTGGGGAAGAGTGTCACCTCCTCCATTATTCCAGCCACAGTCCTGCCTCTCATCTCTCCCATCAATCACTGCCCTCGAGCCCTTACAGGGAATTGTTCTTCAGCTCTCCAACACCGTCCTCTGGTTGCCATTGTCGGGACTGCTCCAGCAGGCGAGAGCACCAATCagcctcagttagagcattccACCCATTACACCCCGACCAATCAGAAAATCCACACTGGTCCCAAAGAGCAGGGGTACAACGAACAAGAGAGGCGCCTCCACTGTGGGAAAGTGAAAATCCATGGGAGGTGGCGAGAGAGGCAGAGTTCTGGCAGTGCAAATCAGCCATGCCGGCATTTCGCGTTTGCCACCCTTTGGATCAGAGTCCAAACCTGGAGCCTAGATATGCTATTGGACCTCATCAGGGCTACCCCAGCCCCCAGTCTCTAATGGATGTGCGGGATGGAGCCAGCAGTGGTTACCACACCCCTCCACAGCCCCGTCACTCCTGTCCCTGCTCTCCTTATCAATCGTCCCCAGCCGAGAGCCATGAGAGCCGGGGTTACGCCTCAGGGTACCACTCTGGATCAGCCTCGCCTCTGCCTGCTAGTAGCCCCTCTCCTGGGAGAGGCAGGCTGCCCGAGACTCCCTCTGGATCTCGAGACCAGCAGCACACTCAGCATCACAAAG AGGCCAAGGCTGATTTGGAGGATGACAAATCCCAGGGTTCAGAGGGTAAATCCGACTCTAATGGACAGTCAAGTACCCCTGGGCTGGACTCTGATCCTGACTACACAATCATTGGAAGCAgcagccccacacacacagaagacag TGTAACTGCTGATAGTCCTTCTCAAAGCCAAGAAACCTCTACACATGTGGAGTCCAGCTCAAATAGCAGCAAAGCCATCACACCAGTACCAAGAGAAGCACAAACCCAAAGTTCCAACATATCCATAAACTCCACACAACCATCAAACGAGCAGAGTTCGAGCTCCGATGGTACGCTTGGAGCAGCCAAGATCACAGGAAGTGCAGGGGGATCTAACCAATTACAGACTTCAAGCTATGCCACTGTCATCATCACTCCAGTCCAAGTGCAACTGAATGGCTCTACCCTTCCTAGTGATACAAcatctgacagcagcagaggtgTATCCATGAACCCTTCTGTCAGTCTTAGTTCTAGCCCTTCCACCACTTCCCCAAATTCTCCTATTGGCTCCCCAGACCTTCAGTCTTCTCCTCAGCGCTCTACATCAGCTACAGACATAGCGGGACAAAGACTGAGTCCGGAAAGAGACAGCTCAGCCGACACCAAACCGCCATCACCTGTGCCCGAAGGATATCATACACCAACCTTCCCCTTAGCGTCTTATTACTACCCATTACTAAACGTCCCTCACATACCATACACTGGGTACACTGCAGTCACCATCCCCGCCATCCAGCCACCGCTTCCCGAGAAGAAACGGCTTTCGTCCACACCAGGATCCTTAAACGGACACAACTCTCTACTCAGGGCCTCCTCAGCTCCTTCCCCTATGCACCACGTTACCTTCTCCACTTCTGTGGGAGAACAGAGATGGGGATCTTCACAACACAGCTGTAGGGAGGAGGCAGACATCAGGGTCAATGCTAAGTTTGTCCAGGACAGCTCCAAGTTCTGGTACAAGCCAGGCATCTCCAGAGACCAAG CCATAGCTGTTTTGAAGGACAAGCAACCAGGAACTTTCCTCATCAGGGACAGTAACTCATTCCAGGGGGCCTACGGCCTGGCCCTCAAGGTGGCCACCCCTCCTGCTAATGCCAACGTCACTGGCAGCAAAG GGGACCCTCTGGAACAGCTGGTTAGACACTTCCTCGTCGAGACAGGGCCACGGGGAGTGAAGATCAAGGGCTGTCAGAACGAGTCCTACTTCG GAAGTTTATCTGCCCTGGTGTACCAGCATTCAATCACTCCCATCTCTCTGCCATGTGCCCTTCGCATCCCAGAAAAAG ATCTGGTTGGGGAGCTTCAGGAGATGCAGAGTGCAACAAACACCAGCACAGCAGCTGACCTCCTCAAACAAGGAGCAG CTTGCAACGTGCTCTACCTGAACTCTGTGGAAACCGAGTCGTTGACGGGCCCTGAGGCAATCTCAAAGGCAACCAAGTGTACTTTGGGCCTAAGTCCACGTCCGGTGGCAACAGTGGTCCACTTCAAAGTGTCTGCTCAGGGCATCACTCTAACCGACAGCAAAAGAAG attatttttcagGAGACACTACCCAATCAACAGTGTGACTTTCAGCAGTCTCAACCCCCAAGACCAGAG GATGTTTGGCTTTGTTGCGAGGAGGACAGGCAACGCTACAGAGAACGTGTGTCACCTGTTTGCAGAGATGGACCCCGAGCAGCCAGCCGTGGCCATTGTCAACTTTATCAACAAAGTCATGCTGGGACCACAACTACGCAGATGA